From Candidatus Paceibacter sp.:
AAAATTTCAGAAAACAAAGCAAAAAAATAACAAGTCTTTTTATTTTAAAAAACATTTTTAAATTTAATTTTACGCTAAACGCGCGTCTCTTAACCGGCTCCTGGCGGCCGGAACGTAAAGACTACATCCGGCACAGGCGCTGGAATGCCTGCCTTCGGTAAACTTTCTTCTTATATCGGTGGCCTTATCCGAGAAGAAGATGTTTTTGAGGCTGTCTTCGTTTATATTTCCGATTACCATGTCGTCAAATTGATTTTTGTTTATCCTGGCGGCGCACAGCCTGACGCTTCCGTCAAACAGAACTATCGCGTCAAAAATTCTTGAACAAGGCACCTTTTTAACCAGGGGTTTTCTTTTAAACTTCATAACTCCGATTAAATCGCCTTTCCCCACGCTATCCCCCCAGTTGTCGTAGTCAATCATAAAGGTGTAGCCCACTTTCTTGGAGAGAAACGGTTTTATCTTATTGGTAAAATCCAAAGAACTCAACACCTCGCTCGGCTTCTGGGCCGGCCTGAAGTTTATTGATATTGAAACCGGTTCCCCTTTGCTCCTATTATACTCAAGCAGGGAATTTAACCCTGACATGAATTGGTCGTAAAGCGGAACGCCGTAAACTTTTTCAAAATGTTTCCTGTCGCAGCCTTGGGTGCTTATTTCTATGTTGTTTATTCCGGAATCTATCAGTTTTTTATAAATATCGTTCTTGTAAAGCAGGATTCCGTTTGAGTAAAAATAAATCTTTTTTATCTTGCCCGTTCCGGTGGCGTATTCTATTTTATCCATCAGGTTCGGGTCAAGAAGAGGGTCGCCCACGACCGGGGTTAGTCCGATATCGTTCCCTCCCATATCGGTAAATTGGTCAATGGCCTTTTTGAAAACGTCAAAACTCATCACCCCGTGCCTGTAATAAGGCTGATTTTCTATCTTCCGGTAAGCGCAAAAAACGCACTTGGCGTTGCAGGTGCTCGTCACGTCAAAAAACATTTTTCTTATGAAAATATTTTTATAGTCTTCCGCTTTCGGTTTTTTTCTTAAAAAAGACCGCGCGTCTCTTAAGACAGAGTTGAGATAGTTGCGATAATAGGCCAGCTTATACCTTATATCGACTGTTTTCATAATTTAAATTTTATCAGAAAACGATTGTTTGATAAAGCCGCTTAATTATTTCTGTTTTACATACTGCGCCTTGCAGCACCGGTAGCAGATGGGGAAACCACCCTTTTCAAAAAGACGTTTCCTGAATTTTTGGTATTCTTCAGACATCCAAATTTCGTCTGGAGTTTTATCCATCAGGTTGCCGAAAGATTTTTCTATCACGTCGCACCAAATGACGTCGCCGGTCTGGTTAATTCTCAACTCCGGCGCCATCAATTTGAGACAAAATACTCTCGCTTTCTTTTTACCCAGATAAATATCCACGTTTTTATAATAATCAAACGGCACGAAATTAACGAAACACTTTTTGGCGAACCCGTACCGCCTTAGCTTGTCAAGATTTTTGCGGATGGCGCTTGCGTCCAAAGACGGCTCAAAAGACGGATCCCGCATCTGGGTATTAAGCCGGTAAGAACCGTCTTCCCAGCCGAATTCTTTTTTGAAAATTTCTCTGGCCGCTTTTATTTCTCCGGCGTTGTAAACCTGTTCAAAAAGCACGTTGATGGTGCCGACGCCCAAATCCTTGACGGTGTCAACAAGCCTGAAAAGCGGGGCGAAGTCGTCGTTTAACAGCATAGTGGCAAAAATCGTTATCGGTATGTCCGGGCGGTGCTTCTTTAGGCTCAAAATTGATTCTTTAAGTTTAGCAAAGGAACCGGGGACTCCCCTTACGGCGTCGTGCACTTCCGGCGGACCGTCCAGCGAAGTGAGAATGTCGCTGACGTGCTTGTAATCTTTTAGTTTCTCAACTCCTTTCTCCCCCAGAAGGGTCAGGTTTGTCTGTAAAATTATTCTTTCGCCTTCCTTATCCCAAAAAGAAATGAGGTCAAAAATATCGCTCCGTGCGAACGGTTCTCCTCCCACCATCTTCACTTCTTTTACCCGCCTTTTGAGCTTGTTGAAAACTTCCACGGATTCGTTTGCCGCGAGTTCGTTTCTCCTTAGCGCGCGCGTCTGTCCCTGGTAGCACATCTTGCATTTGAGATTACAGCGGATTGTCGGCTCGTAGCCCACGGAATACTTCTCGGGCGCTTTGTCGGAAAACGGCAGCCTGCCGCCGGCCAGAAAATTTCTGATTCTTTTGTCCAAGGCTCGCTCCCTGCGATAATCGTAAACAATCTTGGAAAAAGAGCTTAGGAAAGGCAGTTTTTTGATAATTTTTTTGACGGACATTTTATTGCTTTATTTTATAAATCAAAAATCTTTTATCAATATTGGCGACTTTTTCCATAACGTTTTTAATCTCGCTCTCCGGCAAGGCCAGCTCGTTGAATTTTTGGTCAAAGATAAAATAAGTCGGCTTGTAATAATCGGTGCTTAAAATTTCCCTTAAATCTCTTTTGCGAAATTCCTCGTATTCCCGCGCCAAATTAATAGCCTTTTCGTCAGGCATATTTTTCCTGTATTGTATGCCGTACACTTCATAAGAAAGTTTGTTCCTTAACTCGCCCAAAAATTTACTCTCCGCTTCTTCTGCCTTTACGCCGGAAAACCACGCTTTCAAAAACGCGTAGCGCTTGAAAACATCCCCGGGCAAAAGATAATACTGCGCGAATCCGGAAGGGTAAATATCCAAAGGAGTAAACACCGGCACAAGCGAAGACAGCTCGACATTGCCGAAAATAATGCTTCGCTCCGGCGCGTTTTTATCAAGCCATTTCATGACGGACATGTACTCCTGCCTTTGGTAGGCGGTTTGCCGGACGTGCAGATAGGAAGCCGTCTGCCATTTGAAGTTGTTAAGAAAAAGAAACACCAAAGCGAGGGCGACTAACGCCGCTTTTGGAAAATCATTCCTGAAAAATTTTACTTTCCCGATGTAATGCCACGCCGCAAACACGGCAAAAAATAGGAGCATTAAAATCGTGGACATAAAGTGGTAATGGGGCGATTGTATGGATTGGCCGGTAATGACCTGCTGGTTGTAAACGATAAGAATGGAGAAGCCAAAAAGCGCTCCGAAAATTGACGCTTCTTTGCCGATGTCGCGTCCCCAGCCGAACAAATATCTTAAAAACAGAAAACCGCTTATAACCGCCACCAATATCAAAGAGCCGGAAATAAAGAAACCACGTCCGGAAACCATGCCGAACCGCAAAGCTGCTTCGGAATATACCGGGGAAGAAATCGCCCTAAAAACTTCAAACCAGTACGGAACCGACAAAAGCAAAGCCGTCGCCAATGTCAGCAGTGTTCCTTTGGCCAAATTGTAGTTTTTCGCTACAATAGCGAAAACAAGAAACAATCCGGTAAACACCAGCAAAAAAGTCCAGGTAAACAAATAAAAATAAAAAGAAGCCCCCAAAATTACCCCAAGAAACGCGGCGGTCATAACTTTAGGATTTTTAATCAACTTGTAAAACAAAGCCAGATAGCCGAAAAACAACATTGACGATATTTCCGGGTTTATCGGCCGGAAGTAGTTGTTGAAGCCGGTGTGATAATCGGGTCCAAACACGAAGACGCTTAAAATTTCTTTCGGCCGCGCCGCCAGATTGCTGCCTAAAATGACAAAAGAAGCGGCCAGAATGGCTGTTGACCTTTTCCCGCCTAAGGCAAGCGATAAGTAATATAACAAAAGAAACAAAACAAAAGGAGAAACAAACTTCATCGCCATATTGAAGCGGACGACTCCAAGTCCGGTAATCCGGCTCAAAAATCCGGCCAACGCTTCCCCTCCTTCCGGATACAAAAAGGGTATGTTTTTTGGAGTTGAGTAAACGTTGCTTAATATGTACCTGCCGTCGCTGGCCTCGCGCATGGAGGCCAGATAATGCTCTTCCGCGTCCGTTCCCA
This genomic window contains:
- a CDS encoding radical SAM protein, whose translation is MSVKKIIKKLPFLSSFSKIVYDYRRERALDKRIRNFLAGGRLPFSDKAPEKYSVGYEPTIRCNLKCKMCYQGQTRALRRNELAANESVEVFNKLKRRVKEVKMVGGEPFARSDIFDLISFWDKEGERIILQTNLTLLGEKGVEKLKDYKHVSDILTSLDGPPEVHDAVRGVPGSFAKLKESILSLKKHRPDIPITIFATMLLNDDFAPLFRLVDTVKDLGVGTINVLFEQVYNAGEIKAAREIFKKEFGWEDGSYRLNTQMRDPSFEPSLDASAIRKNLDKLRRYGFAKKCFVNFVPFDYYKNVDIYLGKKKARVFCLKLMAPELRINQTGDVIWCDVIEKSFGNLMDKTPDEIWMSEEYQKFRKRLFEKGGFPICYRCCKAQYVKQK
- a CDS encoding radical SAM protein, with amino-acid sequence MKTVDIRYKLAYYRNYLNSVLRDARSFLRKKPKAEDYKNIFIRKMFFDVTSTCNAKCVFCAYRKIENQPYYRHGVMSFDVFKKAIDQFTDMGGNDIGLTPVVGDPLLDPNLMDKIEYATGTGKIKKIYFYSNGILLYKNDIYKKLIDSGINNIEISTQGCDRKHFEKVYGVPLYDQFMSGLNSLLEYNRSKGEPVSISINFRPAQKPSEVLSSLDFTNKIKPFLSKKVGYTFMIDYDNWGDSVGKGDLIGVMKFKRKPLVKKVPCSRIFDAIVLFDGSVRLCAARINKNQFDDMVIGNINEDSLKNIFFSDKATDIRRKFTEGRHSSACAGCSLYVPAARSRLRDARLA